From Calonectris borealis chromosome 9, bCalBor7.hap1.2, whole genome shotgun sequence, one genomic window encodes:
- the SUCNR1 gene encoding succinate receptor 1, with product MQTRLNGDVVLHSRDPQVLAEAWCRSADGEAAPALGMAVNETDGCLLMNRVLEKYYLSTMYSLEFILGFTGNTVVVFGYIFCLKNWKSGNIYLFNLSLSDLLFLCTLPILVNSYSRDQWATESILCHSNRFLLHANLYSSILFLTVISIDRYMVIKYPFREHILQKRKTALIVSVAVWIGVILELLPLMYFLESITPANNYKCLDYASSGDPAKNLIYSMFLTVFGFFIPLVIMCCFYVKMVLFLKNRSEQLSSLLTLEKPLTLVILTVVIFSLLFTPYHIMRNVRLASRIPALNVPVCTQGIINSIYIITRPIAFLNSAINPVFYFLMGDRFREMLMAKIRQFLSRLPTTGK from the exons ATGCAAACTAGGTTGAACGGCGATGTTGTGCTGCACTCCAGGGATCCCCAAGTTCTCGCCGAGGCGTGGTGCAGGAGTGCTGACGGAGAGGCAGCGCCAGCCCTGGGGATG GCTGTGAACGAGACAGATGGCTGTTTGCTGATGAACAGAGTCCTAGAAAAGTATTATCTTTCCACCATGTACAGCCTTGAGTTCATTTTAGGCTTCACTGGAAACACCGTTGTTGTGTTTGGCTAtattttctgcctgaaaaactggaaaagtgGCAACATCTACCTGTTCAATTTATCATTGTCAgatttattatttctgtgtaCTCTTCCAATACTCGTGAACAGCTACTCTAGAGATCAATGGGCAACGGAGAGCATCTTGTGCCACAGCAACAGATTCCTGTTGCATGCAAACCTGTACAGCAGCATTCTTTTCCTCACCGTTATCAGCATCGATCGATACATGGTCATAAAATATCCTTTCAGAGAACATATTCTACAGAAGAGGAAAACGGCCCTTATTGTTTCTGTTGCCGTATGGATCGGAGTGATACTGGAACTGCTGCCGCTGATGTATTTCCTGGAGTCTATAACGCCTGCCAATAATTACAAGTGTCTTGATTATGCAAGCTCTGGAGACCCTGCAAAAAACCTCATCTATAGCATGTTTCTGACTGTCTTTGGGTTCTTTATCCCTCTCGTGATCATGTGCTGCTTCTATGTGAAAAtggttctttttcttaaaaacaggaGCGAGCAACTCAGTTCCCTCCTGACACTTGAAAAACCTCTCACTTTAGTCATCCTCACAGTGGTTATCTTCTCATTGCTCTTTACTCCCTATCACATAATGCGCAATGTCCGACTTGCTTCCCGAATACCAGCCTTGAACGTACCTGTGTGCACGCAGGGCATCATCAACAGCATTTACATCATCACCAGACCCATCGCGTTTTTAAATAGTGCCATTAatcctgttttttatttcttgatggGTGACCGCTTCAGAGAGATGCTGATGGCAAAAATAAGGCAGTTCTTGAGCAGGTTGCCAACCACCGGCAAATGA